The sequence CCCGTAAAGCTAAAGCCCCCACTGAAGGAAGTTTCACTTTATTGTTCAGTTAGGTTTGTAACTGGTACACTTTGTTTTTGGTTCGGGTCATTAAGGGGATGGATGGTTGCCACTCCATTTCCTTGGTCCACATGCTCAATATATATACTTTTTCCATTATACGTTACATTTATCATCTGTTGTGAAGAAACAATTTCTTGAGCTCGCTTTGCGTCCATATGTTTCACCTCCTAGTTATGTTCCAAACATAATATTTACCGTAGGAACGTTAGTTATACTAATCCAAAAGGAAGTTAGCATTAAATTAAATAAATGCTATAATTAATGCTAATAATCATAGAGAAACAGGTAAACTAGTTTTTCGGATTATATAAAGTGTTTTAGAAAAATAACATATTCATATTTTAAATGATATAATGCGTGTATCCTTATAATTAAATAGAAAATTACTCATATTCTGCAATAATGAATATATTTATAGTAGAAGCCAAGTTTAAACCGTAAAATCTATCAATATTTGATTTTAATTGTGAATCTCACATGTTATACTTATAAAATGAATAAGTTTACTAGGTTTTAATTCATTGTTAAAACTACAGCTTAAGAGGAATAGATGATGAAAAAAACAGGACAAGTTAGTGCATTCATAATAGTGATAATTTTTACCTTCTTTCATATATTTCCGTTTAAAGGAATTTCTCTATGGAATTTCATTATTTCCTTGACAATTGTTACGACCATTGCTTGGATGATTGGAAGGCAATATGACAAGATTAAATTTTACATGGTACGAATGAATGAAAGTGAAAAGAATTATAGACAATTAATTGATACAATGCCAAATGCTATTCTCATTTACTATAAGGAGAGAATCCTTTATGTAAACAATTCAGCTATATCATTGCTTGGGGCAGTCGATCAAGAACAAATTCTTGGTCAATCGGTTTATCGCTTCATTCATCCAAATTATAGAGAAAAGGCAAAGGAACGATTAAGTAAGCTTCGTAAAAAACATGAGGTAACGAATCATGCTGATCAAAAAGTTGTGAGACTTGACAATAAAACCATATATTTAGAAGTTTCAAGCCGATTAATAAATTATGAAGGAAAAGAAGCTATCCTTTCTGTATTTGAAGATGTTACCCATAAAAAAGAGGAAACTGAAGGATTATTACAAAAGTCAGATAAGCTAGCAGTTGTTGGCCAAATGGCTGCAGGGATAGCCCATGAGATTCGAAATCCATTGACTTCAATTAGAGGGTTTATTCAATTATTTGAATCAAAGTATAAAGATGATCAGCCATACTTTCAACTTGTTTTATCGGAATTAGATCGAATTAATCTGATTGTCGGCGAGTTTCTAGTGTTAGCCAAACCAACTGCTGTTGAGTTTAAGGAAAAAGAAGTG is a genomic window of Niallia sp. XMNu-256 containing:
- a CDS encoding small acid-soluble spore protein H; translated protein: MDAKRAQEIVSSQQMINVTYNGKSIYIEHVDQGNGVATIHPLNDPNQKQSVPVTNLTEQ
- a CDS encoding ATP-binding protein; amino-acid sequence: MKKTGQVSAFIIVIIFTFFHIFPFKGISLWNFIISLTIVTTIAWMIGRQYDKIKFYMVRMNESEKNYRQLIDTMPNAILIYYKERILYVNNSAISLLGAVDQEQILGQSVYRFIHPNYREKAKERLSKLRKKHEVTNHADQKVVRLDNKTIYLEVSSRLINYEGKEAILSVFEDVTHKKEETEGLLQKSDKLAVVGQMAAGIAHEIRNPLTSIRGFIQLFESKYKDDQPYFQLVLSELDRINLIVGEFLVLAKPTAVEFKEKEVNNLIKEVVTLINTQAIMNNIQISVEYEQNSPIIVCEESQLKQVFINLLKNAIEAMPNGGLIEVRVKEQTKGSVSIYISDQGVGIPEGRIPKLGEPFYTTKEKGTGLGLMISYKIIESHNGEINISSEINKGTTIEVTLPTKT